A region of Paenibacillus thiaminolyticus DNA encodes the following proteins:
- a CDS encoding DUF4097 family beta strand repeat-containing protein produces the protein MIFASLILITVGGLAAGCQGGGQNFDSKTSFAANGLQAIEINNDSWDIEFKNTESEQITIACEGKRHDKKSDPVTLTHNGNKLVVTQQDQGGMEGFSFGKRGTIYISIPDNEVQMITVNNGSGDIKMKDVTATNIVISNDSGMQIMEGLSADKGEFSSKDGELNLKNSLLHELIVTSTSGDSYITGVTRPEMNITSTDGEVSIRELQEGKSLRVETKSGDIAVSYKAAPASLMLTANSDSSDINVDLDGFREKESTEKTKAGMIGDAANKLELISKNGTIQVN, from the coding sequence ATGATATTTGCTTCGCTTATCTTGATTACGGTTGGCGGGTTAGCTGCTGGCTGCCAAGGAGGAGGGCAGAACTTTGACAGCAAAACTTCCTTTGCGGCAAACGGCCTTCAAGCCATCGAAATTAACAATGATTCTTGGGATATTGAGTTCAAAAATACGGAATCCGAACAAATAACCATCGCTTGTGAAGGGAAGCGGCATGACAAGAAGAGCGACCCTGTGACCCTTACCCATAACGGGAATAAACTTGTTGTCACACAGCAAGATCAAGGGGGCATGGAAGGATTCAGTTTCGGCAAGAGAGGCACTATCTATATATCCATCCCTGACAATGAGGTACAAATGATTACAGTGAATAATGGCTCGGGTGACATCAAGATGAAGGACGTAACGGCCACAAACATAGTTATTTCCAACGATTCGGGCATGCAAATCATGGAAGGACTGTCCGCAGACAAGGGGGAATTTTCATCCAAAGACGGGGAATTGAACTTGAAAAACAGCTTGCTGCACGAATTAATCGTAACCTCCACTAGCGGGGACAGCTATATTACCGGTGTGACTAGGCCGGAGATGAACATTACCTCAACCGATGGTGAAGTCTCAATCCGAGAGTTACAAGAAGGAAAATCATTGCGCGTAGAAACCAAGTCAGGAGATATCGCGGTGTCTTATAAAGCCGCTCCCGCTTCCTTAATGCTTACCGCGAACAGCGACTCGTCGGATATTAACGTTGATCTAGATGGCTTCAGGGAGAAAGAGAGCACGGAAAAAACAAAAGCAGGCATGATTGGGGATGCAGCCAATAAACTAGAGCTCATCAGTAAGAATGGAACGATTCAGGTAAATTAG
- a CDS encoding ABC transporter permease, whose product MLELMRLEWEKSNVSSYFRGLAICIVAIFAAVALMARGSHGEGEPMFPDYAAFMSLTNILIRIVYIIFSSVILSRVVIEEYKSNMIQVLFTYPQQRKKIMQAKLSIVFGFCFFSILLTTVIINLFIFFLNPMIGLFEASVRVDEIAATVPATLLNAFMIAGISLIPLSFGMRKKSAASTITSAVVIGFVINATVSDGGSSTSLFQFIGIPIALCLLGLIIGYLSFYKVDQIDVA is encoded by the coding sequence ATGCTTGAACTGATGAGACTAGAGTGGGAAAAAAGTAATGTATCCAGTTATTTTAGAGGATTAGCCATTTGTATTGTGGCGATTTTCGCTGCCGTTGCGCTGATGGCGCGGGGCTCTCACGGGGAAGGTGAACCGATGTTTCCGGATTATGCCGCCTTCATGTCTTTAACGAATATTTTGATTCGAATCGTCTATATCATTTTCTCCAGCGTTATCTTATCGCGTGTAGTGATTGAGGAATACAAGAGCAACATGATTCAAGTGCTGTTTACCTATCCGCAGCAACGGAAAAAAATCATGCAAGCCAAGCTATCCATTGTGTTTGGATTCTGTTTTTTCAGCATCCTCCTAACTACGGTGATCATCAATCTATTCATTTTCTTCTTGAATCCGATGATAGGTTTATTTGAAGCATCCGTTCGTGTCGATGAAATAGCGGCTACCGTTCCAGCTACGTTGTTGAACGCATTTATGATTGCAGGAATCAGCCTAATTCCTCTATCTTTTGGCATGAGAAAAAAATCGGCGGCTTCCACCATTACCTCGGCTGTCGTCATTGGATTTGTGATTAACGCCACGGTGTCTGATGGGGGCAGTTCGACCAGCCTGTTCCAATTCATTGGAATCCCGATTGCGCTCTGTCTGCTTGGCCTTATCATTGGCTATCTTTCTTTTTACAAAGTGGACCAAATCGATGTCGCTTAA
- a CDS encoding response regulator transcription factor — MESANILAVDDEIGILKLLEITLRKENFTHIDTASTGKGALQRIKEKAYDIILLDIMLPDISGFELCTEMRKHTNAPIIFISARSTDFDKLTGLGIGGDDYITKPFNPMEVVARIKAILRRQRMAEHSHHQNTAYDYGYFAFHPESATLTVKHQPVDCTAKELELLHFFCKHPNHIFTTAQLYELVWGNDVFGEEKTVTIHISKLRKKLGDDTRKPKIIVNLRGIGYKFIPPNEALRCE; from the coding sequence ATGGAATCTGCAAATATATTAGCGGTCGATGATGAAATCGGCATTTTGAAGTTATTGGAGATTACACTCAGGAAAGAAAATTTCACTCATATCGACACCGCATCAACGGGCAAAGGCGCGCTGCAGCGCATCAAAGAAAAAGCATATGATATTATTTTGCTCGATATTATGCTCCCGGATATAAGCGGCTTTGAACTATGCACGGAGATGCGGAAGCATACCAATGCACCGATCATTTTTATCAGTGCGCGTTCTACCGATTTCGACAAATTAACGGGGTTAGGGATCGGTGGAGATGATTATATTACAAAGCCTTTTAATCCGATGGAGGTCGTTGCACGCATCAAAGCGATCCTTCGCCGTCAAAGGATGGCTGAGCATTCACATCATCAGAACACGGCGTACGATTATGGGTACTTCGCTTTTCATCCGGAATCGGCAACGTTAACCGTGAAGCATCAACCTGTTGATTGTACAGCCAAGGAGCTAGAGCTGCTTCATTTCTTCTGCAAGCATCCGAATCACATCTTCACGACGGCTCAGCTCTACGAATTGGTATGGGGAAATGATGTGTTCGGGGAAGAAAAAACGGTTACGATCCATATCTCCAAGCTGCGAAAAAAACTCGGTGATGATACCCGTAAACCAAAAATCATTGTGAATTTGCGAGGAATCGGCTATAAATTCATCCCTCCGAATGAGGCGTTACGATGCGAATAA
- a CDS encoding sensor histidine kinase, protein MRIKTRFTLHFALGLILWMLGTGFVIVMLFEGLLPLLDIHVSPDDEGLLVGWIFVISTLLCIGLFGWYFGGPIGFIMAWIHQLSQDNYKQPAGLPRMYTRKGKLRMRYRLYQEVLQHLQSLGGTLQANEAERTKIEQAKQDWIAGISHDLKTPLTYIKGYSTLLLNDQYEWSKEEAVSFIQEIGDKGKHMEELIQDLSLVIQLNRADSALPLQKTSQDVVEFTKRVVADISNNPQASTYHLHFQTDTPAIHVEFDPKYMQRILQNIVMNSIIHNPEDTDIYVQLADKGEHAAIRIMDNGVGMPAHTVEHLFQQYYRGTTTDSSSDGTGLGMAIVYKLIQAHEGTITVESEPSQGTAFDIMLPKKGRS, encoded by the coding sequence ATGCGAATAAAAACTCGATTCACTCTTCATTTCGCGCTGGGACTTATTCTTTGGATGCTAGGGACGGGATTCGTCATTGTCATGTTGTTCGAAGGCCTTCTTCCCTTGCTCGACATCCATGTCAGTCCAGATGATGAAGGTTTGCTCGTTGGATGGATTTTTGTGATAAGCACGCTGCTTTGCATTGGCCTGTTTGGCTGGTATTTTGGCGGTCCGATCGGATTCATCATGGCCTGGATTCATCAACTCTCGCAAGACAACTACAAGCAGCCTGCCGGGTTGCCCCGCATGTATACCCGCAAAGGGAAGCTTCGCATGCGATACCGTCTATATCAGGAGGTGCTCCAACACCTGCAATCGTTGGGGGGCACATTGCAAGCGAATGAAGCGGAGAGAACCAAAATCGAACAAGCCAAACAGGATTGGATTGCAGGAATTTCCCATGACTTGAAAACGCCTTTAACCTATATCAAAGGCTACTCCACCCTTTTATTGAATGATCAGTATGAGTGGTCGAAGGAAGAAGCTGTTTCTTTTATCCAGGAAATTGGTGACAAAGGTAAGCATATGGAAGAATTAATTCAAGATCTAAGCCTCGTCATCCAGCTCAATCGCGCGGACAGCGCCTTGCCATTACAGAAGACGAGCCAGGATGTGGTCGAATTTACAAAAAGGGTTGTTGCCGATATCAGCAATAACCCGCAAGCAAGCACCTATCATCTGCACTTTCAAACGGATACGCCTGCCATTCACGTTGAGTTTGATCCGAAATACATGCAGCGCATCTTGCAAAATATAGTAATGAATTCCATTATCCACAATCCTGAGGATACGGATATCTATGTACAGCTTGCGGACAAAGGGGAACATGCAGCTATCCGCATCATGGACAATGGCGTTGGCATGCCCGCTCATACAGTAGAACATCTGTTTCAACAGTATTACCGCGGCACCACCACGGATTCCTCCTCGGATGGCACCGGACTGGGCATGGCTATTGTCTACAAGCTGATTCAAGCCCATGAGGGCACCATTACGGTCGAGAGCGAGCCTTCGCAAGGAACAGCGTTCGATATTATGCTGCCGAAAAAAGGACGGTCATAA
- a CDS encoding Ig-like domain-containing protein has product MNAIHKDGRIEDVTGSVTWQSSSDVLTISGGKVSGRYGASAKLKGKYGNQTVTVPVRIQEDFVKYDVEPTTTVTLSAGSSKPIKVTGYYSNGKKASIGTKIQWKSGNDQVARVSNGTIKGVAEGSTTVTGVVGQQSFEIPVQVTPKIKKLTVTPAKLVLTPGKPATYSVQAVYEGGRTVDVSSQVTAKAAGKGIQVSNGTVTAVGQSQGRASVKLYYGGKGVSLPVVFQESLASIEVQPTSLVIGAGSSKPVKVIGTYSNGKKVSLAGKVAWTSENAQIAKAAGASVKGLKEGTTKIVGVYGDRTFEIPVQVTPKLKKLTVTASNSKLAPYQTTTYRVQAVSSSGNISDVTSLAQSKSNGKATANQGTVTAVSKGKGVITFTYGGKKATLRITVG; this is encoded by the coding sequence GTGAATGCTATACATAAGGACGGCAGAATCGAGGACGTGACTGGCTCTGTCACGTGGCAGTCCAGTTCGGATGTGTTGACTATCAGCGGAGGCAAGGTGAGCGGCAGATATGGCGCCTCGGCGAAGCTGAAAGGCAAGTACGGCAATCAGACGGTTACCGTTCCCGTTCGTATACAAGAGGATTTCGTGAAATATGATGTAGAACCGACGACTACCGTCACATTAAGTGCGGGTTCCTCTAAGCCGATTAAAGTAACGGGTTATTACTCCAATGGAAAAAAAGCATCGATCGGAACGAAAATCCAATGGAAATCCGGAAATGATCAAGTTGCGAGGGTGAGCAACGGAACGATAAAGGGAGTGGCGGAAGGCAGTACGACCGTTACGGGCGTTGTCGGCCAGCAAAGTTTCGAAATTCCCGTGCAGGTTACACCGAAGATTAAAAAACTCACCGTAACACCTGCGAAGCTGGTGCTGACTCCCGGTAAGCCGGCCACTTATTCCGTTCAGGCGGTGTATGAAGGCGGGCGCACGGTGGATGTCTCCTCACAGGTGACGGCAAAAGCGGCCGGCAAAGGCATTCAAGTGAGCAACGGCACAGTTACGGCGGTGGGCCAGTCCCAGGGGCGTGCCAGCGTAAAACTGTATTATGGAGGAAAAGGGGTGTCGCTTCCAGTCGTCTTCCAGGAAAGCTTGGCTAGCATCGAGGTGCAGCCTACCTCTCTCGTGATTGGAGCGGGATCCTCCAAACCCGTCAAAGTGATCGGCACCTATTCCAACGGTAAAAAGGTGTCGCTTGCAGGCAAGGTGGCATGGACATCCGAAAACGCGCAAATCGCCAAAGCAGCAGGTGCCAGCGTAAAGGGGCTGAAGGAAGGCACGACAAAAATCGTCGGCGTTTACGGCGATCGCACCTTTGAAATCCCGGTTCAGGTCACACCTAAGCTGAAGAAGCTGACGGTCACGGCATCGAACTCGAAGCTTGCTCCATATCAAACGACGACTTACCGGGTACAGGCTGTGTCCAGCAGTGGGAACATCAGCGATGTAACGTCGCTCGCCCAATCCAAGTCGAACGGCAAGGCGACCGCCAATCAGGGCACGGTTACCGCCGTGAGCAAAGGCAAGGGCGTCATTACCTTTACATATGGCGGCAAAAAAGCAACCCTGCGCATAACGGTAGGGTAG
- a CDS encoding FAD-dependent oxidoreductase, producing MKMAVIGCTHAGTAAVVNAAKLYPDARITVYERNDNISFLSCGIALYVGGVVKDPEGLFYSSPQQLADLGVVTHMRHEVLSVDTDAKIIQVRNLITGEEFKDCYDKLIVTTGSWPVIPQLLGMELGNILMCKNYEHANTIIEKAKHANHITVVGAGYIGVELVEAFQQSGKQVTLIDSADRILNRYLDTEFSSRIEDAFRSKGIELALGQTVKACEGKDGLVNLVITDKGEIETDMVILCIGFRPNTELLTGQVDMLPNGAIIVDQYMQTSKQDVFAAGDSCAVHYNPTGKAAYIPLATNAVRMGMLAARNLMGPTTKYLGTQGTSGLKIYDLNLASTGLTEIACADENINAEAVTVTDAYRPEFMPTAETATLKVVYDQESRSLLGAQIMSKVDLTQAMNTLSVCIQHGMTIDELAFVDFFFQPHFNKPWNLLNTAGLAALPKIIDGELQHA from the coding sequence ATGAAAATGGCAGTGATTGGATGTACTCATGCCGGAACAGCAGCGGTGGTCAATGCCGCCAAGCTGTACCCCGATGCCCGGATTACCGTTTACGAACGCAACGACAACATATCGTTTTTATCTTGCGGGATCGCTTTGTATGTGGGCGGTGTCGTGAAGGATCCGGAAGGGCTCTTTTACTCCTCCCCGCAGCAGTTGGCGGATTTGGGCGTCGTGACTCACATGCGTCATGAGGTCCTCTCTGTCGATACGGATGCGAAAATCATTCAGGTACGCAACCTGATAACCGGAGAGGAATTCAAAGATTGTTACGATAAGCTGATTGTCACGACGGGCTCTTGGCCGGTCATTCCACAGCTTCTAGGCATGGAGCTTGGCAACATTCTGATGTGCAAAAACTACGAACATGCCAATACCATCATCGAAAAGGCAAAACACGCGAACCATATTACGGTAGTCGGTGCGGGATACATCGGCGTAGAGCTTGTGGAGGCGTTCCAGCAAAGCGGTAAGCAGGTGACGTTGATTGACAGCGCAGACCGAATTCTGAACCGGTATCTGGATACCGAATTCAGTAGCCGGATCGAGGATGCGTTCCGCAGCAAAGGCATCGAGCTTGCGCTTGGGCAGACCGTGAAAGCTTGTGAAGGCAAGGACGGTCTTGTAAACCTCGTCATCACCGACAAGGGTGAAATCGAAACCGATATGGTCATTCTTTGTATCGGATTCCGCCCGAATACCGAGCTGCTTACAGGTCAGGTAGATATGCTGCCGAATGGCGCGATCATCGTGGATCAATATATGCAGACCAGCAAGCAGGACGTGTTCGCCGCCGGGGACAGCTGTGCCGTACATTACAATCCGACCGGCAAGGCTGCTTACATTCCGCTGGCCACCAATGCAGTGCGGATGGGAATGCTGGCGGCCCGCAATCTGATGGGGCCAACGACAAAGTATTTGGGCACGCAGGGCACGTCGGGCCTCAAAATATACGATCTCAACCTGGCTTCGACGGGACTTACCGAAATCGCATGCGCCGACGAGAACATCAATGCCGAGGCGGTTACGGTAACCGACGCCTACCGGCCGGAATTTATGCCTACGGCAGAAACGGCGACCTTAAAAGTTGTGTATGACCAAGAAAGCCGCTCTCTGCTGGGTGCGCAAATCATGTCCAAAGTCGATCTGACCCAAGCGATGAATACCTTGTCGGTATGTATTCAACACGGGATGACGATCGACGAGCTAGCTTTCGTCGACTTCTTCTTCCAGCCTCACTTTAACAAGCCTTGGAACTTGCTGAATACGGCCGGCCTTGCCGCGCTTCCCAAGATCATAGACGGGGAACTGCAGCACGCATGA
- a CDS encoding ABC transporter ATP-binding protein, which translates to MSVLTLKNVSYKYDGAKKHVLKEVSTAFEPGKVYTIIGKSGSGKSTLLSLMSGLDTCKEGAIYYRGDDLKKIDRDDYRAKSIGVIFQAYNLLTNATAVQNIVLSMNISKSPEKDKKAFAYEILEKVGIDRETADRPVLKLSGGEQQRVGIARALSHHPDLIIADEPTGNLDKDTEVEILKIFTSLAHDEGKCVIIVTHSKKVTSIADEVLGIHAGRLFLVGETD; encoded by the coding sequence ATGAGTGTATTGACATTAAAAAACGTCTCCTACAAATATGATGGCGCCAAAAAACACGTTCTTAAAGAGGTAAGCACCGCGTTCGAGCCAGGGAAGGTATATACGATTATTGGCAAGTCGGGTTCTGGCAAGTCCACCCTGCTGTCGCTGATGTCAGGTCTTGACACTTGCAAGGAAGGTGCGATTTATTATCGGGGCGATGATCTGAAAAAAATCGACCGCGACGATTATAGGGCGAAAAGCATCGGCGTTATCTTTCAGGCGTATAACCTGCTTACAAACGCTACGGCGGTTCAAAATATTGTGCTGTCGATGAACATCAGCAAGAGCCCTGAAAAGGATAAGAAGGCATTTGCCTATGAAATTCTTGAAAAAGTCGGGATTGACCGTGAAACAGCCGATCGGCCGGTACTGAAGTTATCGGGCGGCGAACAGCAGCGCGTTGGAATCGCAAGGGCGCTGTCGCATCATCCAGACCTTATCATAGCCGACGAGCCAACCGGAAATTTGGACAAAGATACGGAAGTTGAGATTTTAAAGATTTTCACTTCGCTTGCCCATGATGAAGGCAAATGCGTCATTATCGTTACCCACTCAAAGAAGGTTACATCGATTGCCGATGAGGTCTTGGGGATACATGCGGGAAGACTGTTTTTAGTTGGAGAAACTGACTAA
- a CDS encoding ABC transporter permease: protein MLKSKVRLKLDWDGMLYSDEKPGLVAKGFSGGENMYILKNALHNVRQNRGRNILIGAIILGVIVTTVIAIMISNTANGIIEDYKGRFGAEVRLEPDMQKIREEAMANSKDGRVMITIPSIPADQYIAFGESEYLQNSVYTARTGVNSENITAIDAELGPGSGMMRMGGGPGMSQDEPMQFMLSLLGNQFTEFEGGMRELAEGRMPGERNEAIISTDLAEQNGIQIGDKLSLYSELTNKAEGERADISYELTVVGTYYDVTDEYAEGSMKNAFTNRRNEILTTYDTVVQEIQPEMSGIKVEATYYLKQPDMLDAFAEEVYDKGLEQTFNVTTDEASYNKIIGPVEGLKGVAVTFMAVVLILGGIIIALLSSMSIRERKYEIGVLRAMGLKKGKVAFGLWSEIMIITCVCLAVGLGVGSLSAQPVTNALLANQIELAEEAANQQPSGGMMMMAPQSSFSSTDVEPLSSIDLSLNMNAALQIIGIALLLVSVASLISISRITKYEPIKILMERN, encoded by the coding sequence ATGTTGAAATCCAAAGTTAGATTAAAGTTAGATTGGGACGGTATGCTGTATTCCGATGAGAAGCCGGGGCTCGTCGCAAAAGGATTTTCAGGAGGAGAGAACATGTATATTTTAAAAAATGCGCTTCACAATGTTAGGCAAAATAGAGGCAGAAACATTCTAATCGGCGCAATCATTTTGGGCGTTATCGTGACTACCGTGATTGCGATAATGATCAGCAACACCGCAAATGGCATCATAGAAGATTATAAAGGCCGTTTTGGAGCGGAAGTGCGTCTTGAACCTGACATGCAGAAAATACGAGAGGAGGCAATGGCAAACAGCAAAGATGGGCGGGTGATGATAACCATTCCGTCGATCCCTGCTGACCAATATATTGCGTTCGGTGAATCGGAATATCTGCAAAACAGCGTATATACGGCCAGAACCGGTGTAAATAGCGAAAATATAACCGCGATTGACGCGGAGCTTGGCCCGGGAAGCGGCATGATGAGGATGGGTGGCGGTCCAGGTATGTCCCAGGATGAACCGATGCAGTTCATGCTGAGTCTTCTCGGAAATCAATTTACTGAATTCGAGGGTGGAATGCGGGAGCTTGCGGAAGGGAGAATGCCGGGAGAACGTAACGAGGCTATCATTAGTACGGATTTGGCGGAGCAAAACGGGATTCAAATCGGGGATAAGCTATCGTTATATAGTGAATTGACCAATAAAGCGGAGGGGGAACGCGCGGATATATCATATGAATTGACCGTAGTGGGAACCTATTATGACGTGACGGATGAATACGCTGAAGGCTCAATGAAAAACGCTTTTACCAACCGCCGCAATGAAATACTTACGACCTATGATACGGTTGTACAGGAAATCCAACCAGAAATGTCGGGTATCAAGGTTGAAGCGACCTATTATTTGAAGCAACCCGACATGTTGGATGCGTTCGCTGAGGAAGTATATGATAAAGGGTTGGAGCAAACCTTTAACGTTACTACGGATGAGGCTTCCTATAACAAAATCATCGGTCCCGTGGAGGGACTCAAAGGCGTGGCCGTGACATTCATGGCGGTCGTGTTAATTCTCGGGGGCATCATTATCGCACTTCTGTCCTCGATGTCTATCCGAGAGCGCAAATATGAAATCGGCGTTCTTCGGGCCATGGGGCTGAAAAAAGGGAAGGTCGCATTTGGCTTATGGTCTGAAATCATGATAATCACCTGTGTATGTTTGGCGGTCGGACTTGGCGTGGGCAGCCTGTCTGCGCAGCCTGTCACCAATGCCTTGCTTGCCAACCAGATTGAATTGGCAGAAGAGGCGGCGAATCAGCAGCCAAGCGGAGGCATGATGATGATGGCCCCGCAGAGCTCCTTTTCCAGCACCGACGTGGAACCGCTCAGCAGCATCGATCTGTCCTTAAATATGAACGCGGCTCTTCAAATTATAGGTATCGCGCTGCTGCTTGTATCTGTCGCCAGTCTCATATCTATCAGCCGAATTACCAAATACGAACCGATCAAAATTCTTATGGAAAGGAACTAA
- a CDS encoding sensor histidine kinase, whose translation MAIVWRSRIIKRRFFGIYGKVFFYTALILLFVIFFMFVFFFDQVKSVVESTQRQQLSDVFQPLLNRLHGKSDDEIITMAKNFHEKNTSFEFCLEASDGQILYQTENFSMIRTDIGLPPSSNVIIKGNAFTERNFHFITADSSERFQFLVKASGGVTLYVTGTISGASVYHEFIEKMVFAFLMIFMASLLAAALFARQIAKPIEKIAQDTKKMSDLEPVIAPEPRKDEIGQLAGDVYKMYKTLQVTIQQLEIEIEREKEMEENQRYFFSAASHELKTPIAATSALLEGMLENVIPPAEYPRYVRECLKMMNEQNKLVSEILEIVTLSNDMGGQEQERIQLNELVTGILSSYRTLADVREQRIDVDIPENLCCTLDPKLFRKALSNIVMNAVQNTPEGGRIHIYTQEMKKCVRLCVFNNGVRIQGEMLPKLFEPFYREDKARRRSQGRSGLGLTIVKKALDLMGIPFALDNVDNGVLFRMDLPHE comes from the coding sequence TTGGCTATTGTTTGGAGGTCGAGGATTATCAAGCGTAGATTTTTTGGAATTTATGGAAAAGTGTTTTTCTATACCGCATTGATATTGCTTTTTGTTATCTTTTTCATGTTCGTCTTTTTCTTCGACCAGGTCAAATCAGTCGTTGAGTCAACGCAGCGACAGCAATTATCAGATGTATTTCAACCTCTTCTCAATCGTCTGCATGGAAAATCTGATGATGAAATAATAACTATGGCTAAAAATTTTCACGAAAAAAACACCTCCTTTGAATTTTGCTTGGAGGCTTCCGACGGACAAATTTTATATCAAACTGAAAATTTTAGCATGATTAGAACTGATATCGGCTTACCGCCATCAAGCAATGTAATCATCAAAGGAAATGCTTTCACGGAGCGCAATTTTCATTTTATAACCGCCGATTCCAGCGAACGGTTTCAATTCCTGGTGAAGGCTTCCGGAGGCGTAACCTTATATGTTACCGGGACGATATCTGGAGCTTCCGTATACCACGAATTTATAGAAAAAATGGTTTTCGCTTTTTTGATGATATTCATGGCAAGTCTCCTTGCCGCTGCCCTATTTGCCAGACAAATCGCAAAGCCTATTGAAAAGATCGCGCAAGATACGAAGAAAATGTCTGATTTGGAGCCGGTTATTGCTCCAGAACCCCGCAAAGACGAGATCGGCCAGCTTGCCGGAGACGTCTACAAAATGTATAAAACATTGCAGGTTACGATTCAGCAATTGGAAATCGAAATTGAACGGGAAAAAGAGATGGAAGAAAATCAGCGATATTTTTTCTCTGCGGCTTCGCATGAGTTAAAAACGCCCATCGCGGCCACCAGTGCATTGCTGGAGGGGATGCTGGAAAATGTGATTCCGCCTGCGGAATATCCAAGATATGTACGAGAATGCTTGAAAATGATGAATGAACAAAATAAACTGGTCTCGGAGATCTTAGAAATTGTGACGTTGAGCAATGACATGGGAGGACAGGAACAAGAGCGCATCCAGTTAAATGAGTTGGTGACCGGGATTCTTTCTTCCTACCGCACGTTAGCCGATGTAAGAGAGCAGCGCATCGATGTGGACATTCCAGAGAACCTGTGCTGCACCTTGGATCCGAAGCTGTTCCGCAAAGCGTTGTCCAACATTGTCATGAACGCGGTTCAAAATACGCCGGAAGGCGGAAGAATCCATATCTATACGCAGGAAATGAAAAAATGCGTTCGTCTTTGTGTCTTCAACAACGGAGTGAGGATTCAAGGGGAAATGCTGCCTAAGCTCTTTGAGCCTTTTTACCGAGAGGATAAAGCGAGAAGGCGGAGTCAGGGGCGCAGCGGCCTGGGCCTTACCATTGTGAAAAAAGCTCTCGATTTAATGGGAATCCCGTTTGCGCTTGATAATGTGGATAATGGCGTGTTATTTCGCATGGATCTACCACACGAATAG
- a CDS encoding response regulator transcription factor: MEIRILVVEDDEHIRTMVQKFLQNAGYRIDTCSDGDDALEQFYNTQYHLIILDIMLPGTNGQELLKEFRKINDTPVLMMTALSDDRNQLTAFTNEVDDYVTKPFSMPILVKRVEALLRRSGAIKKEITAGKLTLFPETYGVEYSGDKIQLSPKEFEILMLLAQNRHKIVSHETLLIKIWGYDFDGNEGIIHASIKKLRDKLPKNLIKTVKGIGYCLEVEDYQA; the protein is encoded by the coding sequence ATGGAGATTAGAATCTTGGTTGTCGAGGATGATGAGCATATCAGAACGATGGTGCAAAAATTTTTGCAAAACGCGGGTTACCGCATCGATACGTGTTCGGATGGCGATGACGCGCTAGAGCAATTTTATAACACACAGTATCACCTCATCATACTGGACATTATGCTGCCCGGCACGAACGGGCAGGAGCTTTTGAAGGAGTTTCGTAAAATAAACGACACCCCGGTATTGATGATGACCGCATTGAGCGATGATCGGAATCAACTGACCGCTTTTACCAATGAAGTGGACGATTACGTTACCAAGCCGTTCTCTATGCCGATTCTTGTCAAACGTGTTGAAGCTCTTCTACGACGCAGCGGGGCCATCAAAAAAGAAATTACTGCGGGCAAGCTGACCTTATTCCCCGAAACCTACGGAGTCGAATATAGCGGCGACAAAATTCAGTTATCGCCTAAGGAATTCGAGATATTGATGCTGCTTGCGCAAAACAGACATAAAATTGTGTCACATGAAACGTTACTGATTAAGATTTGGGGATATGATTTTGACGGCAACGAGGGAATTATTCACGCGAGCATCAAAAAGCTGAGGGATAAATTGCCTAAAAACCTCATTAAGACCGTAAAGGGGATTGGCTATTGTTTGGAGGTCGAGGATTATCAAGCGTAG